In Bradyrhizobium sp. 1(2017), one DNA window encodes the following:
- a CDS encoding DUF930 domain-containing protein yields MTRAIFGAILLLAANGSAVAGSEVGDPRFYDSLRRLDPMTRLDQICDYEAMLRIDRDPNPYHPDRAKAEVLSTPRRTADMVATDGGAFRSDGRWYALSYTCKTSPDHLRVTHFSYQIGKLIPSSEWSKYGLWR; encoded by the coding sequence ATGACTCGTGCGATCTTTGGTGCGATTTTGCTGCTGGCAGCAAACGGCTCGGCTGTAGCGGGCAGCGAAGTTGGGGATCCCCGTTTCTACGATAGCTTGCGAAGGCTTGATCCGATGACACGGCTCGACCAGATTTGCGACTACGAAGCCATGCTTCGCATCGATCGAGATCCAAATCCCTATCATCCGGATCGCGCCAAGGCGGAAGTTCTTTCAACGCCTCGCCGGACCGCCGATATGGTTGCGACCGATGGTGGCGCGTTCCGAAGCGACGGGCGTTGGTACGCGCTGTCTTACACCTGCAAGACAAGTCCCGATCATCTCAGAGTGACCCACTTCAGCTACCAGATCGGCAAGCTGATTCCGTCGTCTGAGTGGTCCAAATACGGTCTGTGGCGCTAG